From the Salinimicrobium tongyeongense genome, one window contains:
- a CDS encoding zinc ribbon domain-containing protein encodes MESYICQSCGLPFSRKMRGTNKDLSRNSDYCSTCFQDGKFTDHHLTIQDMEKKLLDMARHHDGLTIEEAQQTIKMLPDLKRWKMTHIL; translated from the coding sequence ATGGAGTCATATATCTGTCAAAGCTGCGGGCTCCCCTTTTCCAGGAAAATGAGGGGCACCAATAAAGACCTTAGCAGGAACAGTGACTACTGTTCCACCTGTTTTCAGGATGGAAAATTTACAGACCATCATCTCACCATACAGGACATGGAAAAAAAACTGCTGGACATGGCACGGCATCACGACGGCCTCACTATTGAAGAAGCCCAGCAAACCATCAAAATGCTGCCCGATTTAAAGCGCTGGAAGATGACGCATATCCTTTAA
- a CDS encoding TrmH family RNA methyltransferase: protein MQKFISSFQNQAIKRVLQLQEKSRARKKEQAFVVEGQREISLAIKGGYELRELYYTADLFPAENVKNLLSSVSSPVAITEISSEVYQKIAYRGSTEGVLAVVGSRELSLQKLTFKTKNPLILVAEAPEKPGNIGALLRTADAAAVDAVLIANPRTDLFNPNIIRSSVGCLFTNQIATGSTSKIIAFLKEQKIAIFGAALQASVPYHTANFTGRSAIVVGTEATGLSQQWLENTSQNIIIPMEGVIDSMNVSVAAGILIFEAKRQRR, encoded by the coding sequence ATGCAAAAATTTATAAGTAGTTTTCAGAATCAGGCGATAAAGAGGGTATTGCAGTTACAGGAAAAATCGCGCGCCCGCAAAAAAGAACAAGCCTTTGTGGTAGAAGGCCAGAGGGAGATAAGCCTCGCCATAAAAGGTGGTTACGAGCTTAGGGAACTCTATTATACCGCCGATCTCTTTCCTGCTGAAAATGTCAAAAATTTGCTGTCTTCTGTTTCCAGTCCTGTAGCTATCACCGAAATTTCTTCGGAAGTGTACCAAAAGATCGCTTACCGCGGAAGTACCGAAGGAGTGCTGGCCGTTGTGGGTTCCCGCGAACTTTCCCTTCAAAAACTAACCTTCAAAACAAAAAATCCGCTTATCCTGGTAGCAGAAGCCCCCGAAAAACCCGGAAATATAGGTGCCCTGCTCCGCACAGCCGATGCTGCAGCCGTAGACGCAGTGCTTATTGCCAATCCGCGTACAGACCTGTTCAATCCAAACATTATTCGCAGCAGTGTGGGCTGCCTTTTTACTAACCAGATCGCCACCGGCAGCACCTCAAAAATAATTGCCTTTTTAAAGGAACAAAAAATTGCCATTTTTGGAGCTGCATTGCAGGCTTCGGTTCCTTACCATACCGCCAACTTCACCGGTCGCAGCGCTATTGTAGTGGGCACAGAAGCCACCGGCTTGAGTCAGCAATGGCTTGAAAACACCAGCCAAAACATCATTATCCCCATGGAGGGGGTTATAGATTCCATGAATGTTTCGGTAGCTGCGGGCATCCTTATTTTTGAAGCGAAGAGGCAGCGGCGTTAA
- a CDS encoding MlaD family protein, protein MKNSNSQNLKLGIFVIVGIVIFVTAVYFIGNRQNLFGDNSLIVSVFKDVNGLQRGNNVRFAGVNVGTVQSISIVNDTSIAVTMRIDQRTMDLIQKNSLATISSDGLVGSMIVNLLPGEKAGLAPAPVTSGDTIKSISKIATADMLTTLNTTNENAALLTADLLKITNSINKGEGTLGALIKDEDMAVNFKESIKDLRQATGEITGMVNNLNKMTAQINFEKSVAGVLLSDTTAARQIEGIISNLEVSALEIGVMTSNLQQVSYDLKNGEGSLDYLLNDPGAVEKLDATLQNIEEATKKFDENMKALQHNILFRGYFKRQARLKAEEGTSKEE, encoded by the coding sequence ATGAAAAATTCAAATTCACAAAATCTGAAATTAGGAATCTTCGTGATCGTGGGAATTGTAATTTTCGTTACTGCGGTCTATTTTATAGGAAACCGGCAAAACCTGTTTGGAGACAACAGCCTGATAGTTTCAGTATTTAAAGACGTTAACGGGCTGCAACGCGGCAATAATGTGCGGTTTGCAGGGGTTAATGTGGGGACGGTGCAAAGCATTAGTATAGTGAACGACACCAGTATTGCAGTAACCATGAGGATTGACCAGCGAACTATGGATTTAATTCAGAAGAATTCCCTGGCCACAATAAGTTCTGACGGGCTGGTAGGCAGCATGATCGTCAACCTACTGCCGGGAGAAAAAGCTGGTTTGGCACCCGCCCCAGTGACCTCTGGAGATACCATTAAATCTATTAGTAAGATTGCCACCGCCGATATGCTCACCACCCTTAATACCACCAATGAGAACGCGGCCCTGCTCACTGCAGATTTACTGAAGATCACTAACAGCATCAATAAAGGAGAAGGCACCCTGGGGGCTTTGATCAAAGATGAAGACATGGCGGTAAATTTCAAGGAGAGCATTAAAGACCTGCGACAGGCCACCGGCGAAATTACAGGCATGGTTAACAACCTCAATAAAATGACTGCCCAGATCAACTTTGAAAAAAGTGTTGCCGGGGTTTTGCTTAGCGATACCACGGCAGCAAGGCAAATTGAAGGTATAATTTCCAATCTTGAAGTATCTGCCCTTGAAATTGGTGTGATGACATCAAACCTGCAACAGGTTTCTTACGATCTCAAAAATGGTGAAGGCAGCCTGGATTATTTATTAAACGATCCCGGTGCCGTAGAAAAACTGGATGCCACGCTGCAAAACATAGAAGAAGCTACCAAAAAGTTTGACGAGAACATGAAAGCCTTGCAGCACAATATTCTCTTTAGAGGCTACTTTAAAAGACAGGCGAGGTTGAAGGCCGAAGAAGGAACAAGCAAAGAGGAATAG
- the azu gene encoding azurin translates to MKNLSRFFAVFLAAVLMSCGNEKKEQETVTIGEEGSLKTVETTEDTATNTGQNGEAIQRQDGVVQVNLTGNDLMQYNLNEIRVKAGEKVRLTLTHVGELPENAMGHNFVLLKQGTDVVDFAQKAATATANEYIPEGTDAVIAKTEMIGGGEETTIEFTVSEAGTYDFICSFPGHYVQMRGKFIVE, encoded by the coding sequence ATGAAAAACTTAAGCAGATTTTTTGCAGTTTTTTTAGCTGCAGTTCTAATGAGCTGTGGAAATGAAAAGAAAGAACAGGAGACTGTCACCATTGGGGAAGAAGGTAGCCTTAAGACAGTTGAAACCACAGAAGATACAGCCACCAATACTGGCCAGAATGGGGAAGCCATACAGCGGCAGGACGGGGTAGTTCAGGTGAACCTTACCGGGAACGACTTAATGCAGTACAACCTTAACGAGATTAGGGTAAAGGCTGGGGAAAAGGTGCGTCTTACCCTTACCCACGTTGGCGAATTGCCCGAAAATGCCATGGGCCACAATTTTGTGCTGCTTAAACAGGGCACAGATGTGGTAGATTTTGCCCAAAAGGCAGCAACCGCCACAGCTAACGAATACATTCCTGAAGGTACAGATGCGGTGATCGCCAAAACTGAAATGATAGGCGGCGGCGAGGAAACCACCATTGAATTTACGGTTTCTGAGGCAGGAACTTATGATTTTATCTGTAGCTTTCCCGGGCATTACGTTCAAATGCGCGGAAAATTTATCGTAGAATAG
- a CDS encoding Hsp20/alpha crystallin family protein encodes MSLVTTKKRRTPVLSNAFMSDPFFSDFFDRRGFMKNFLNSNGDSEVSPAMNIKEKEKVFEVELAAPGLKKEDFNITLDNGLLTISAEREDKKEEEKEGFVTREFSYNSFSRSVSIPESIDEDKDVSAQYEDGVLKLKLHKKEGMEAKKPKTIKVS; translated from the coding sequence ATGTCATTAGTAACAACCAAAAAGCGCAGGACTCCGGTGTTGAGTAATGCCTTTATGAGCGATCCTTTCTTTTCAGACTTCTTTGACCGCCGCGGATTTATGAAAAATTTCCTGAATTCAAACGGAGACAGCGAAGTTAGCCCTGCTATGAACATTAAGGAAAAAGAGAAAGTATTTGAAGTTGAGCTGGCCGCACCCGGCCTCAAAAAAGAGGATTTCAACATCACTCTTGACAACGGACTTCTCACTATTTCTGCCGAAAGAGAAGATAAAAAAGAAGAGGAAAAAGAAGGTTTTGTGACCAGGGAATTCAGTTATAACTCCTTCTCACGATCTGTAAGTATCCCAGAATCTATTGATGAAGACAAAGATGTTTCAGCCCAATATGAAGACGGGGTCCTAAAACTAAAATTACATAAGAAAGAAGGCATGGAAGCTAAGAAACCAAAAACCATTAAAGTTTCCTGA
- a CDS encoding universal stress protein encodes MKRILLPTDFSENAYNAAKYAVQLFSSEECTFYLLNTYTPVLYDNEYLVYNSNHPTLTEIYQDKSKKGLDRVLRRIKRNFKNENHHFEKISSFNLLNDEMKEVVAEKEIDLIVMGTKGATGAEEILFGTHTVHAIKKARCPLLAIPSHYEYKAPKGVLFPTDYEGEIPGLLGIMKDLASVHSSTIHILHVYFGVDLSSSQASRKKALSTAFKDIAHHFYSITGKSVTRAIYDFQEENEIDMLCMVNNKHSFFENLLFTPVVNEIGFNVKVPFLVIPSKKRK; translated from the coding sequence ATGAAAAGAATCCTGCTGCCCACCGACTTTTCCGAAAATGCATATAATGCCGCCAAATATGCAGTACAGCTGTTTAGCAGTGAAGAATGTACTTTTTACCTGCTCAACACCTACACCCCGGTGCTTTATGACAATGAATACCTTGTGTACAACTCCAATCACCCTACACTTACGGAGATTTACCAGGACAAATCAAAAAAAGGGCTTGACAGGGTGCTAAGGCGAATTAAACGGAACTTTAAAAATGAAAATCATCATTTTGAAAAGATCTCTTCATTTAATCTGCTGAATGATGAGATGAAAGAAGTAGTTGCCGAAAAAGAAATAGACCTTATTGTAATGGGTACAAAAGGAGCTACAGGTGCCGAAGAAATTCTCTTTGGCACGCATACGGTTCACGCCATAAAAAAAGCCCGCTGCCCTTTACTGGCCATTCCCTCACATTATGAATACAAGGCCCCAAAAGGGGTACTTTTTCCAACAGATTATGAGGGGGAGATCCCCGGGCTGCTGGGAATCATGAAAGACCTGGCTTCTGTTCATTCCTCCACCATCCATATTCTCCATGTTTATTTTGGTGTAGATCTTTCCTCCAGCCAGGCCAGCAGGAAAAAAGCCTTATCAACAGCCTTTAAAGACATTGCCCATCACTTTTACAGCATTACCGGCAAAAGTGTTACCCGCGCCATTTACGATTTTCAGGAAGAGAATGAAATAGACATGCTGTGCATGGTGAACAACAAACATTCTTTCTTCGAGAATTTGCTGTTTACACCTGTGGTCAACGAAATAGGTTTTAACGTGAAAGTGCCATTTTTGGTAATTCCTTCAAAAAAAAGAAAGTAA
- a CDS encoding universal stress protein: MRKIIVPTDFSENAFNALKYSAELFKYERSEFYVLHAYADEVYSFDGVITPTLLEEYKQSVKDKSDRKLTGILERIRGIYANPKHTFHAVSAFGLLIDEVNDLAERENADLIITSTRGLTNDRQLTFGSNTLQIIKYVQCPVLSIPENYKFSDPKRILFPTNYLLPYQRRELKLVGGIARSFCSEIHMLYASRISEITLRQEDVKEGILEHLYDVNVQQHREEELEKTEAIKKWIDELHIDLLVLVNSRHSYLENILYSSTIDKIGLHPKIPFLVLQNFSRS, translated from the coding sequence ATGAGAAAGATTATTGTTCCCACAGATTTTTCAGAAAATGCCTTTAACGCACTGAAATATTCCGCAGAACTCTTTAAGTATGAGCGAAGTGAATTTTATGTGCTTCATGCCTATGCCGATGAAGTTTACAGTTTTGACGGAGTGATTACCCCCACTCTTCTCGAGGAATACAAACAGAGCGTTAAAGATAAAAGCGACAGGAAACTTACAGGGATTCTGGAGCGCATAAGGGGAATATACGCGAACCCAAAACACACATTTCATGCAGTTTCGGCATTTGGGTTGTTAATAGATGAAGTAAATGACCTGGCGGAAAGAGAAAACGCCGACCTCATCATCACTTCTACCCGCGGGCTTACCAATGACAGGCAGCTCACTTTTGGAAGCAACACCCTTCAGATCATAAAATATGTGCAATGCCCGGTATTGAGCATTCCCGAAAATTACAAATTTTCAGACCCAAAAAGAATTTTGTTCCCTACCAATTACCTGCTGCCTTACCAGCGCAGAGAATTGAAACTGGTGGGTGGAATTGCCCGCTCTTTTTGTTCAGAGATCCACATGTTGTATGCTTCGAGAATTTCAGAAATTACCCTGAGACAGGAGGATGTAAAAGAGGGAATACTGGAACATTTGTACGATGTGAATGTGCAACAACATCGTGAAGAAGAACTCGAAAAGACCGAAGCCATCAAAAAATGGATAGACGAACTCCACATTGACCTACTCGTGCTGGTCAATTCCCGTCACAGCTACCTTGAAAATATACTTTACAGTTCCACAATAGATAAAATAGGACTGCATCCAAAAATACCATTTTTGGTACTTCAGAATTTTAGCCGTTCATAA
- a CDS encoding universal stress protein, with product MKTVLLPTDFSANAQNACRYAVDMYRDQKAHFILLHAFKVFDYYEDSHLTAKPGNAVIVRTREEVQKKLEKARAGLESIKGSAHSFQICLHNLLIPDAIKKELRKRNTDVVVIGSQGHTQDKEVMYGSNSLNIIEEVENCPVLSVPANVDFKVPNEIVLANSFKTGLTPDDLDFLISLVKQFKAALRILHIAEEGGLNKTQHQNRQQLGDYLEDVKHSFHFLEYLSVPLGIYSFTESRGSGMIAFVNKKHSFLENLLLNPVYKNLAHFSKVPVLVLHQPGKV from the coding sequence ATGAAAACCGTACTCTTGCCCACAGATTTTTCGGCTAACGCACAAAATGCCTGTAGGTATGCGGTTGATATGTACAGGGATCAAAAAGCACATTTTATTTTGCTGCACGCCTTTAAGGTGTTTGATTATTACGAAGACAGTCATTTAACTGCCAAACCCGGCAATGCGGTGATAGTTCGTACCCGGGAGGAGGTTCAGAAAAAACTGGAAAAAGCCAGGGCAGGCCTTGAAAGCATTAAAGGCAGCGCACATAGCTTTCAAATATGCCTCCACAACCTTCTCATCCCCGATGCGATCAAAAAAGAACTTCGGAAGAGAAACACCGATGTGGTTGTGATAGGCAGCCAGGGGCATACGCAAGACAAAGAGGTGATGTATGGCAGCAACTCCCTGAACATTATTGAAGAAGTTGAAAATTGCCCTGTACTAAGCGTACCTGCAAATGTAGATTTTAAAGTGCCCAATGAGATCGTGCTGGCCAACAGCTTTAAAACAGGCCTTACTCCCGATGATCTGGATTTCCTCATTTCTTTGGTAAAGCAGTTTAAAGCGGCCTTGCGAATATTACATATCGCAGAAGAAGGCGGCCTCAACAAAACCCAGCACCAAAACCGGCAGCAGCTGGGAGATTATCTTGAAGATGTAAAGCACTCATTCCACTTTCTGGAATATTTGAGTGTGCCCTTAGGGATCTATTCTTTTACAGAAAGCCGCGGTAGTGGCATGATCGCTTTTGTGAACAAGAAACACAGTTTTTTGGAAAACCTGCTCCTAAACCCGGTCTACAAGAACCTGGCCCATTTTTCAAAGGTTCCGGTATTGGTACTACATCAGCCGGGAAAGGTTTAA
- a CDS encoding ATPase, with protein MKIVTASGESSEFSESKVASSLRRAGAQEHVISDILHHLKAHLHPNISTKEIYKTAFNLLRQQDGLTASRYKLKKAIYELGPTGFPFEKFIGALFENSGFKVKVGQTLQGTCVSHEVDVIAETAGVKMFMECKFHSEQGKKCDVKIPLYIHSRFTDLESFQLKSKNKDDVRHEGWVITNTRFTKDAVTYGQCVGLKLLGWDFPKGQGLKERIDRLGLYPISVSTLLTAREKQFLLSRDNVLCRQLLKDDFLLDQLEISKNRKHKILKEMRDLIAPANKR; from the coding sequence ATGAAGATCGTCACAGCTTCAGGAGAGAGCTCCGAGTTCTCGGAATCAAAAGTAGCCTCCTCGCTTAGACGGGCCGGCGCGCAGGAGCATGTGATCTCAGATATTCTTCACCACCTGAAGGCACACCTCCACCCCAACATTTCGACTAAAGAAATCTACAAGACCGCTTTCAACCTTTTACGCCAGCAGGACGGGCTTACCGCTTCAAGGTATAAGCTAAAAAAGGCCATCTACGAGCTTGGCCCCACAGGTTTTCCTTTTGAAAAATTTATTGGAGCACTGTTTGAAAATAGCGGTTTTAAGGTAAAAGTGGGGCAGACGCTCCAGGGAACCTGTGTAAGCCACGAAGTTGATGTTATTGCTGAAACTGCAGGTGTGAAGATGTTCATGGAATGTAAATTTCACAGTGAACAGGGCAAAAAATGTGATGTAAAGATCCCTCTTTATATCCACTCCAGGTTTACTGACCTTGAAAGCTTTCAGCTGAAGAGTAAAAATAAAGACGATGTCCGCCATGAGGGATGGGTCATAACCAACACGAGATTCACAAAAGATGCAGTTACATACGGCCAGTGTGTAGGGTTAAAGCTCTTAGGCTGGGATTTCCCAAAAGGACAAGGCTTAAAGGAAAGAATAGATAGATTGGGCTTGTACCCCATAAGCGTGTCCACCTTGTTAACTGCCAGGGAAAAACAGTTTTTGCTTAGCAGGGACAACGTGTTGTGCCGACAATTATTAAAAGATGATTTTCTTTTAGACCAGCTGGAAATAAGTAAGAACAGGAAACACAAGATCCTGAAGGAAATGCGGGATTTAATTGCTCCTGCCAATAAACGATGA
- a CDS encoding 1-phosphofructokinase family hexose kinase, which produces MITTLTVNPALDIYSKTKKLEPNEKLRCEKPLIDAGGGGVNVSRVIKRLGGESTAVYAKGGHTGKLFSDLLKKEGVKEEPVEISNDLRQNFAVTETSTGNLYRFGFPGASLHESEYEALLEKVSRCEKGGFLVASGSLPPGAPPNFYARAAAISKTCGLKFVLDTSGKSYQGVLEQGAYLLKPNKNELRDITGQPAENMEEQKRALLDILKKYSVEIIVLSLGGEGALLATKGEVKHYPAPQVEHVSSIGAGDSMVAGLVYALSTGQPLKNAILYGLSCGSATIKSPGTELLKKEDVEVLYEQLLQLTSGEGRTILS; this is translated from the coding sequence ATGATCACAACCCTTACCGTTAATCCTGCCCTTGATATTTATTCAAAGACCAAAAAGCTGGAGCCAAATGAAAAACTCAGGTGTGAAAAGCCGCTTATAGATGCGGGCGGAGGAGGAGTAAATGTCTCGCGGGTCATCAAAAGACTGGGCGGTGAATCTACTGCCGTCTATGCCAAAGGAGGCCATACTGGTAAACTTTTTTCAGACCTTTTAAAAAAGGAAGGCGTTAAAGAAGAGCCTGTAGAGATCTCTAATGATTTGCGACAGAACTTTGCCGTTACCGAGACCTCTACAGGAAATCTCTATCGGTTTGGGTTTCCCGGCGCTTCGCTGCACGAATCTGAATATGAAGCTTTACTCGAAAAAGTGAGCCGGTGTGAAAAAGGCGGTTTTTTGGTAGCAAGCGGGAGTCTTCCGCCGGGTGCGCCACCCAATTTTTATGCCCGGGCAGCTGCTATCTCCAAAACCTGCGGATTAAAATTTGTACTTGATACTTCAGGAAAATCTTACCAGGGAGTGCTGGAGCAGGGGGCTTATCTTTTAAAACCGAATAAAAATGAACTCCGCGATATTACAGGCCAGCCGGCAGAAAATATGGAGGAGCAAAAAAGGGCTTTGCTCGACATCCTTAAAAAGTATTCCGTAGAGATCATTGTGCTCTCATTGGGGGGTGAAGGTGCGCTTTTGGCTACAAAAGGGGAAGTGAAACATTATCCTGCCCCGCAGGTCGAACATGTGAGTTCGATAGGGGCAGGAGACAGTATGGTTGCCGGCCTGGTTTACGCCCTTTCTACAGGCCAGCCTCTCAAAAATGCCATTTTGTACGGACTTTCCTGTGGCAGTGCGACCATAAAATCTCCGGGGACCGAACTGCTTAAAAAAGAAGATGTGGAGGTTCTTTATGAACAACTGCTTCAACTAACTTCGGGGGAAGGCAGAACAATTTTGTCTTAA
- a CDS encoding response regulator, with protein sequence MENSVLLIEDDLVLAENTRELLELSGYRTFLAHEGKTGLKKAYKELPDIIISDIMMPELDGYEVYTALQQNRHTRNIPFIFLSAKSNPADVRRGMNLGADDYITKPFSEEDLILTIEKRLAKRAQLQGEKSPGRKNQLHLEEFKEYVRTYGEQLEADKNEEIFMENRMACSVYLLEHGLVKTFRLDEYGKELITAIPQKGDFLGFYSYKNSTHYPESALALEKSILYRLSHDEFVQMLEQNRDLMLEFAEEITHSLDVLRTHLLEMAYGSVLKKTASTLLEFAEKISGNNTPVLKVSRSDMASVAGISTESFIRSLSCLKKDGVIDIIGRDIKILELEKLREIH encoded by the coding sequence ATGGAGAACTCAGTCCTCCTTATTGAAGATGATCTTGTTCTCGCAGAAAACACCCGGGAATTACTCGAACTTTCCGGTTACCGGACTTTCCTTGCCCATGAAGGCAAAACCGGACTAAAAAAGGCATACAAGGAATTACCTGACATTATTATTTCAGATATCATGATGCCCGAACTCGACGGGTACGAGGTCTACACTGCACTTCAACAAAATCGCCACACCAGAAATATCCCGTTCATCTTTCTTTCAGCAAAGTCAAATCCGGCCGATGTGCGCCGGGGAATGAACCTGGGAGCCGATGATTATATCACCAAACCCTTTAGCGAAGAAGACCTCATTTTGACCATTGAAAAGCGTTTGGCCAAACGTGCACAGCTGCAGGGAGAAAAGAGCCCAGGCCGCAAGAACCAGCTGCACCTCGAAGAATTTAAGGAATATGTGCGCACCTATGGCGAACAGCTTGAAGCCGACAAGAATGAAGAGATCTTTATGGAAAACCGTATGGCCTGCAGTGTCTACCTTCTTGAACACGGGCTTGTTAAAACCTTTAGGCTTGATGAGTACGGGAAAGAACTCATTACAGCCATCCCTCAAAAAGGGGATTTTTTGGGCTTCTATAGCTATAAAAACTCCACCCACTACCCCGAAAGTGCCCTGGCTTTGGAAAAAAGCATTTTGTACCGGCTTTCTCATGACGAGTTTGTACAAATGCTGGAGCAAAACCGGGATTTAATGCTGGAGTTTGCTGAAGAAATTACCCACAGCCTCGATGTACTTAGAACTCACCTGCTCGAAATGGCCTATGGCTCGGTCCTTAAAAAAACAGCCAGTACGCTCCTGGAATTTGCTGAAAAAATTTCCGGGAACAATACACCTGTCTTGAAGGTTTCCCGAAGTGATATGGCAAGCGTTGCCGGAATTTCTACGGAAAGTTTCATTAGAAGCCTTTCCTGCCTGAAGAAAGACGGGGTAATTGATATTATTGGCCGCGATATAAAGATCCTGGAATTGGAAAAATTAAGAGAAATACATTAG
- a CDS encoding MlaE family ABC transporter permease produces MAQSFTMTKNLRSFFTEIGALSNFAGRFFRELFSRPFEFKEFLRQCYQMGNKSLLLVGETGFILGLVFTLQSRPTLEEFGASSWIPNMISISIVREIGPVIIALICAGRIGSSIGAELGSMKVTEQIDAMEVSGTNPFKYLVVTRILAASLMLPLLILFGDLVALIGSALVENIKGQVSFLLYFNQVFGALGFRDLLPATGKSFFFGFAIGLVGCFKGYNSGKGTAGVGRASNSAVVYTSMLLFIIDFIAVFLTQLIYG; encoded by the coding sequence ATGGCTCAAAGTTTTACAATGACCAAAAACCTGCGTTCCTTTTTTACTGAAATAGGAGCCCTGTCAAATTTTGCCGGGAGGTTTTTCAGAGAGCTATTTAGCCGGCCGTTTGAATTCAAAGAATTTTTGAGGCAGTGTTACCAGATGGGGAATAAATCCCTGCTACTCGTGGGGGAAACCGGATTTATTCTTGGCCTGGTATTTACACTTCAGTCACGCCCCACCTTAGAGGAGTTTGGGGCCTCCTCCTGGATCCCGAATATGATTAGTATTTCTATTGTTCGGGAAATTGGGCCGGTGATCATCGCGCTTATTTGTGCCGGCCGCATTGGATCAAGCATAGGTGCCGAACTGGGCTCCATGAAAGTTACGGAACAGATAGACGCCATGGAAGTTTCGGGCACCAATCCTTTTAAGTATCTGGTGGTCACCCGAATTCTTGCTGCCAGCCTGATGCTCCCCCTGCTCATACTCTTTGGAGATTTGGTAGCCCTTATTGGTTCGGCACTGGTAGAGAATATTAAGGGGCAGGTCTCATTTTTGCTTTACTTCAATCAGGTATTTGGGGCTTTGGGGTTTCGGGATCTACTTCCGGCTACCGGAAAATCCTTTTTCTTCGGCTTTGCCATTGGCCTGGTGGGGTGTTTTAAAGGCTACAACAGCGGAAAAGGTACTGCCGGAGTGGGCCGGGCGTCAAATTCAGCTGTGGTATACACCAGTATGCTGTTGTTCATCATCGACTTTATTGCAGTTTTTTTAACCCAACTCATCTATGGATAA
- a CDS encoding ABC transporter ATP-binding protein, which produces MDNMKPEPRYTATSRGNPVIQIKNLHKKFGDQVVLNNFNLEMYENENLVLMGKSGSGKSVMIKCLVGLMEPDSGKIEVLGRDISRLDRTQMDELRAEIGFLFQGSALYDSMTVRENLEFPLRRHTKRMNITDTDKLVLEALENVGLARTIDLMPDELSGGMQRRIALARALILKPKIIIYDEPTTGLDPITAKEIIELMTSVQKRYKTSSMIITHDVDCARVISHRMILLLDGTNYAQGTFEELSTSEDPRIRAFFK; this is translated from the coding sequence ATGGATAATATGAAACCTGAACCTAGATATACTGCTACCTCCAGGGGAAATCCGGTGATACAGATAAAGAACCTGCACAAAAAATTCGGCGACCAGGTTGTACTGAATAATTTCAATCTGGAAATGTATGAGAACGAGAACCTGGTGCTCATGGGAAAATCGGGTTCAGGAAAATCTGTAATGATCAAATGCCTGGTGGGCCTCATGGAGCCCGACAGTGGCAAGATTGAGGTTTTGGGCAGGGACATTAGCAGGCTTGACCGCACCCAGATGGATGAACTAAGGGCAGAAATAGGTTTCCTTTTCCAGGGCAGTGCCCTTTATGATTCCATGACCGTGAGAGAAAACCTGGAGTTTCCGCTTAGGCGGCACACCAAAAGGATGAACATCACAGATACCGATAAGCTGGTGCTGGAGGCGCTGGAGAATGTGGGACTGGCCAGGACCATAGACCTGATGCCCGATGAACTCTCGGGTGGAATGCAACGCCGCATTGCACTGGCCCGTGCGCTCATTCTTAAACCCAAAATTATTATTTACGATGAACCCACCACCGGCCTTGATCCTATTACGGCAAAGGAGATCATAGAGTTAATGACCAGCGTCCAAAAAAGGTACAAAACCTCTTCCATGATCATCACCCATGATGTGGACTGTGCAAGGGTGATCTCCCACCGAATGATCCTGTTACTGGACGGCACCAACTACGCCCAGGGAACTTTTGAGGAATTATCAACTTCTGAAGACCCGCGAATTAGGGCCTTTTTTAAATAA